The genomic region TAGGCCAAGGACATGGGGGGTATAGGAAAAACGGGGACAGCAGATTAGGATCCCGGTTAGTGTCAATACTTGGTTATCATAATCAAGCTTAAGACACAAAATCAAGGTtactttgttaaaaaaaaaaaaaaaaaaaaaggaaaaccaaaTCAAGGTTGACCAAACAATGGCTAAGAACCGAAAATTAGCACCTTGGGGGCAGGGAATAAGAAAAATTAGATTTTATAATCCCCTAATTTACTTAATTTCAAAAGAATCTTGACAGACTTGTAGCTCATTCACTAATTGCATTCATTGTTGTATATGAAGTCTCGAATTTGATTCTCTCATTTCtcagggtaaattacactttatcaCTTCAGATTTGAGGTCTATTGCAATCTCATACAACATTTTCGaaacatttcattttcatatctcgagtactattttattttaatataatacatttgtTCCATTTTTCATTCATTAAGAGCTAACGTGACTGCCACATTTGTGTCACGTGgcaaaacaataattttttacgcattaaaaatattataataatttatcctatttaaaaataaaaaaaaataaaaaaaaaccatcttaCTTCCCTGACCCCTTCCCCTTCCTAGCAACCCAAACCCCCCACCCCATCCCACCCCACGCCCACTGCAACCCCCTCAAAAATGTGAGATCCCACATTGCCTAAGGGAGTGgattccttatatatatatatattttcatctctacctagcacgagggcTTTTGAGAATTTACTGACTTAGAATTCCGTAAAAACTTCATAGTTAaacgagttcgcgcgagagcaattccATAAAGGTATAATTTAACTGCAAGTTAGAGCACCGTTTCACGCCATGCCATGCGCCCCTCGTTTGTCTAAAGtaaaaagaataatgaaaagtCGTCCAAGTCAAGTCCACCCTTTGACTAGTCATCATCCGCGTCATCTAGGAAGACTTCCTCCTCACTCAGAAACTCTCTTTTTTTGGGTACAGCTCAATCAGAAACTTTAAATTGTGAGGGGATTGAGCTTGGAATCGAAGCCATGGAGATGGAGAACTACCTGGTTATGAAGAATCAGAAGCTGGGAGCATCGGACATTCTCAGGCAAGCTCTTATAATCCCTGCCAGAAACATCAAATTCTTTATTTTCGCAATCCTCGCCTCCCTTCCTCTCTTCTGTTTCTTGATTTACTATGAACCCCATTTCCAAAAAATAATGGTTGAGACCTCGAAAATCCTAAACCCGCTGCGAAAAGCCGACATCAACGGCTACTTGATTGACTTTGGCTTGAGTTGGTCAATACCAATTGCCATATCAAGAAAATTGAACCAAGATTTTCCCAATGAGTTATTTTATCTGGAATTTCTCTATCTAGTGCCTCTCCATATCCTCTACCTCGTAACCGCGATTCCGATTGTTTACTTGGGATCCAAGATATACACAGAAGAGAGTCCAGTGATGACTCTCAAAGATATGGTGAAAAAACCCTTTGACAAAACAAGACTGAAGGGAACTTttgttacatatttttatgTTCTTGTGTTGTCAAGTTGTAGTCTGCTAGGGCTGACATGGCTGGGAATAACCTACTATGCTGTCTTTCGAAATTTCGAGCATTTCGATGCTTTGTTCTATGCCGTGCTGTGTTGGCCGGCATTTGTAGGGCTTCTGGCAATGTTTTCGGCATGGAGTGCGGTGTGGAACATGAGCATTGTGATTTCGATACTGGAGGGAGGGAGCGGAATCAAGGTGTTTGGGCAGGCGATATATTTGAGCAGCGGAAGCGAGTGGAGGGGGTTTATTTTGATGCTCATTTTCTTTGCCTGGGAAGTAAGTTTGAGGTTGCCTTGCATCTATTTCGGCTGCTACGAAAGCAGGCATTATTTTGGTGGTATTCTTGCACAGGTTTGCTTGTTCTGCTTTGGGAATGTGCTGAAGTGGATTGTCTGCATCGTATATTTCTACGATTGCAAGAACCGGGCGTTGGAGAAGAAATTGAAGATGCAGGCCAAGAAGAGAGGTGAAAGCATTGGATGAATATCCTGATTATCCAAAGTCTTGTAAATTTGTAACTTATTTTTGTTGGTACTAGTTAATATGTGTTTCTTGGAATTGTGAAGATGTTGCAATCTTTCATAAATACTATTTCAACTGGATGCGTTCTTCCTTCAAATGATGTATTTTTTAAACTCTCCAGCAAGTAGTACAAACTGCTCCTTTCTGATAGGAGATGCCAAACTAAGCCAGATAGTAATCTGTTGAGTAAAAAATAGCAAGAATTTAGCCATTCGCAGCCTCGTTGCTAAGGCGAATGTATTGTCTAATCAGATTTTCAAAGCACCCAGCAAAGAAGAGCTAAAAGCGTACTCTGGTAATCAAAAGCGTAAAAATGCTTTTGGCTAGCAGAGGAGCCTTCTGTAGAAGTACTTCCAAGGgcttgaattttaataaaaatttcaatgtgTTTCTATCAAAAGCATTTCTAGAGAAGTGCTTATGAACAAAACTGCTTTTTACAAAAGCAGACGCAAACGAAACTTTAAAGTCTATAAGTCAAGTCCACCATTGGCTCTCCTTCAAATATTCGATAGGCTGAAACCATCAAGAAAGACTTTCTGTGAATGGTTTGTGTGGACTTTGACTTGGACTTGTCCCCATTGCTAATTGCTTACAGAAAGACTTCATGTTCATTTAGAAACTCACAGTTGTATTTGAAACTCTCTGGATTGAGCCTGGAAGTGAAAGTATGGAGATGGAAAGCAACCTTACGGTGAAGAATCCGAAGCTAGAAGCCTTCGGAATTCTCCGAAAAGCTCTTGCAATCTCTGCCAAAAACACCAATTTTTTTGTCTTCGCAATCCTCACCTCCCTTCCTCTTTTCTGTTTCATGATTTACTATGAATCTGTTCTCCAAAAATTCATGGTCGAAATCTCAGAAATTCTAAAACAAAACCCCGATGATCTTGACTTCTATTGGCTCGTACCTCTTGACACAGCCAGAAAAATGAAAGACTATTCTGCTGGGTTCATTCATCTCGGTCTTCTCTATCTTGTGCCTCTCCATCTCCTAGAGCTCAGCACCGTGATTTTGATCGTTGATTTGGCATCGAAGATCTATGAAGAAGAGAGATCAACGAAGACTTTCAAGGAAATGCTACATATACCCTTTGACAAAACAAGATTGAAGGGCAGTTTTGTTACATCTGTCTATGTTCTTGTCTTGTCAACCTGTACGCTTCTCGGATTGATATGGTTAGCCGCAACGTACTATGTTGTCTTCCAGCCAGTAATGTACGGACTGTACTTTTCTGTTTGGTGCTGGCCGGCATTTACAGCACTGCTTACGATTTACTTAGCATGGAGTGTTGTGTGGAATGTCAGTCTTGTGATTTCAGTGTTGGAGGGGACACATGGAATCAAGGCGTTTGCGCTAGCGATATATTTTAGCAGCGGTAGTGAGTGGAAGGGGATTCTTTTGATGCTTGTTTTCTTTGCTTGGGAAGCAATTTTAAGGTTGCCTTGCATATACATTGGCTGCTACGAAAGAAGGACTAATTATGTTGGTCTCGCTGCTCAGATTAGCTTGTTCTGCTTTGGGAATGTGGTGAAGTGGGTGGCCTGCACGATATATTTCTGCGATTGCAAGAACCGGGCTGTCGAGAAGAAGTCGGCGATGAAGGGTAAGACAAGTGAAAACTGTGGATGAATTTCATGATCAGAAACTCCAAAGCTCAGTTAGGAACAGCAATCCATCAGTTTTCGCATTATGCAGATAAACTAGGTCTTCTGGCTCAATTTGTATCGCTTTATGTATCACTTTGATTGAAAAAGTTTCATATAATTACGTTGCCCTTGTACTACCGTTGTGCAACATAGTCCCGCTCAggtgtagggttttatccaaaaGGTATCAGTGTTATTAGCACTAAACTGTTTGTATTTGGTAAACGATGTGCAATATATTCCATATTTATAATTGTTTGTGTAGCATTTTACTATGTTGCAATATGGGGACATATGAAACTACAACTTGTTGAGATCACTTTCCTTCACAAAGAGTCCATGGAAGCCATAAGGCACCCGCCGGGGCATCCTCACAGCAGCCACAATGTCAAGCTGAGTAGACTTGGCATCCATCACCAAGAACTTCGATTCCCCTGCCTTCTCATCGTGAACATAGGACACCACATACCCGTCGTCCTCGTCCGCATCAGGATTCTCGGGCTCTCTGGACACGAAAAACGGCTCGCCCCCGTAGCACCCCTGGCCAAACATCCTGCTGGCCACAATGGACTCCTTGTGCTCCGAATTAGACACATCCAATTTCACAACTCCTGATATCTTAGGCATGGGATCACCCACAGCTGCATACACATACTGATTCTTCTTCCCCATGTAAGCCGGATTGATCACGGCGAAATCCAGATTTCTAGTTGAAATCGGCTGCCTCGTCACAATCCCCGTCTTCAGATCAATCCGAACCTTCTCAACCAAAGAATGAACAAGCTCCAATCTCTCCATTGTGTGTTCTGCTGACAAAACGTTTGGTGCCACCATCACAATAGCATCCTCCTCATCCCATGCATTGATGGCATGTACGTTGTTGAAACCCGGCACCTCAAACCACCTCATCTCGGACTCGTCCTTCGCGTACCGCAGAATCACTCCGATCCTCGGCACTTTGGAAGGGTCCAAACCAACAGGGGAGGCTCCTTTAGTGATCATGTCAATAGGGTTCATCCCAATTTGTATGTCAGCAAATATGGCATATTTTTTGGTGATTGCAAAGTCATGGAGGAACGACGGAGTGACCATGGAGAATATCGGCACGTCCGGCTGCTTCACGCCATTCGAGTCGAAGCGGAAGTAGGTTAGAAACGGCGGTATAGGGCCATAGCGGAAGGCGAATGCCTCCCCCGTTTCAGGGTCTACCTTCGGATGAGCTGTCATACTCACGGAGAGCTTGCCGTCGAAATCATGGCGTCCCAGAGTCTCGATGTCTCCGTTGGACGTCAGGCGGAGGGAGTAAGGGAGATCGGACTCGCCGAGAGCGTAAAGTCGGTCGCCGAAGAAAGCCAAACTTGTGTTTGCAAGACCAATGCCATTTGCAGGATTGAATTGGCCTGTAGACAAAGTAACGTTTTAATATTTGCATCAAGAGAAATTACGTGTAAAATGTTGGAAGTTAATAAGAATTGACCAAAAACTTGTGTGACAGTAACAGCTTCAATCTATGCACTTGAACCATAGTAGGAGTTAGGTTCATAATTTAGTCTGTGTTAATATGTAACTTAGTAATGGAGTAATTAAAGTATGGCAAGTGATTTTCCCGCTTTCCTTTTCTGTTGGTGCactaatttcttgttttgtgacatttaaattaaataaattcaaTACGAATTAAAAGATAAAGAAGGCTTTACAATCACTACCCTAAAAATCCAGCCTAAGAGCGAGCTTCCGCCCCTATGCTTGACGATTGGGGCGTTGTGcggtgttttttgtttttcaggaaaaaaacaaaaaaaaaaaacaaggccAAAACGGCGTCCTTTTTTTGACCTgggatgaaaagaaaaaacgtGGTTTCGTCTCAAGAAACATAGCAGGGACAACTTGTCAGgtcaaaaatgttatttttggaagtttaaatttgcaaaccaaataatatgATTGTAgaagtttgaattattaattaagtattaattaattgACTTGTTTCTTATTAGAGacatatcatttgatttgcaatttGGTTTAGAACAACACTATATTTATCTTTTTACACAATTTATTGTCTATTTAGTATTACTTCTTTTTACATTTTcactgaaaattttatttagttctatttatgcatatttttttggataatgctataaaaattaaattcgtagtcaaattttattaattaaataacataaaataatgattaaattattacttaagtgttgattaacattcTTACTTCTTAATAAGTAATGTTAAATATTacatttgtaaaccaaatgatgtattACTAATATGAAATAGGCACATCAATCAAaactaagtaataatttaatcattaacTTTTGTGtcattttgtttataaaatttaatttatctaGAAAAATATTAGTGTTATTggtgaaagaaagaaatataaattaaaaattttgttataaGGTATTGCGGACCCTGCCTGTAAGGACGCGGGCAGCGGAGAGAGCGCCACGTGTAGCGGAAGCGGTGAGGCCGTTGAAGCCGGA from Pyrus communis chromosome 4, drPyrComm1.1, whole genome shotgun sequence harbors:
- the LOC137732495 gene encoding uncharacterized protein, giving the protein MEMENYLVMKNQKLGASDILRQALIIPARNIKFFIFAILASLPLFCFLIYYEPHFQKIMVETSKILNPLRKADINGYLIDFGLSWSIPIAISRKLNQDFPNELFYLEFLYLVPLHILYLVTAIPIVYLGSKIYTEESPVMTLKDMVKKPFDKTRLKGTFVTYFYVLVLSSCSLLGLTWLGITYYAVFRNFEHFDALFYAVLCWPAFVGLLAMFSAWSAVWNMSIVISILEGGSGIKVFGQAIYLSSGSEWRGFILMLIFFAWEVSLRLPCIYFGCYESRHYFGGILAQVCLFCFGNVLKWIVCIVYFYDCKNRALEKKLKMQAKKRGESIG
- the LOC137731068 gene encoding uncharacterized protein, which encodes MEMESNLTVKNPKLEAFGILRKALAISAKNTNFFVFAILTSLPLFCFMIYYESVLQKFMVEISEILKQNPDDLDFYWLVPLDTARKMKDYSAGFIHLGLLYLVPLHLLELSTVILIVDLASKIYEEERSTKTFKEMLHIPFDKTRLKGSFVTSVYVLVLSTCTLLGLIWLAATYYVVFQPVMYGLYFSVWCWPAFTALLTIYLAWSVVWNVSLVISVLEGTHGIKAFALAIYFSSGSEWKGILLMLVFFAWEAILRLPCIYIGCYERRTNYVGLAAQISLFCFGNVVKWVACTIYFCDCKNRAVEKKSAMKGKTSENCG
- the LOC137731067 gene encoding probable carotenoid cleavage dioxygenase 4, chloroplastic; the encoded protein is MDAFSSSFLSTLPTQKISVSPAITSPKLSSISAVRIEERPTSQPPASRPPPPPPPKSTPQPPLEAKTDRALQNNASTFTAARQQSSALPAVIFNALDDFINNFIDPPAKPSVDPRHVLSYNFAPVEELPPTECEIIQGSLPPCLDGAYIRNGPNPQYLPRGPYHLFDGDGMLHSVRISGGRAVLCSRYVKTYKYTVERDAGHPILPNVFSGFNGLTASATRGALSAARVLTGQFNPANGIGLANTSLAFFGDRLYALGESDLPYSLRLTSNGDIETLGRHDFDGKLSVSMTAHPKVDPETGEAFAFRYGPIPPFLTYFRFDSNGVKQPDVPIFSMVTPSFLHDFAITKKYAIFADIQIGMNPIDMITKGASPVGLDPSKVPRIGVILRYAKDESEMRWFEVPGFNNVHAINAWDEEDAIVMVAPNVLSAEHTMERLELVHSLVEKVRIDLKTGIVTRQPISTRNLDFAVINPAYMGKKNQYVYAAVGDPMPKISGVVKLDVSNSEHKESIVASRMFGQGCYGGEPFFVSREPENPDADEDDGYVVSYVHDEKAGESKFLVMDAKSTQLDIVAAVRMPRRVPYGFHGLFVKESDLNKL